The following proteins are encoded in a genomic region of Capra hircus breed San Clemente chromosome 16, ASM170441v1, whole genome shotgun sequence:
- the KLHDC8A gene encoding kelch domain-containing protein 8A, protein MEVPAVKDFQWKRLAPLPSRRVYCSLLETGGQVYAIGGCDDNGVPMDCFEVYSPEADQWTALAPLPTARAGVAVTALGKRIMVIGGVGASQLPLKVVEVYNIDEGKWKKRSALREAAMGISVTAKDYRVYAAGGMGLDLRPHNHLQHYDMLKDMWVSLAHMPTPRYAATSFLRGSKIYVLGGRQSKYAVNAFEVFDIETRSWTKFPNIPCKRAFSSFVTLDDRLYSLGGLRQGRLYRQPKFLRTMDVFDMEQGGWLKMERSFFLKKRRADFVAGSLSGRVIVAGGLGNQPTVLETAEAFHPGKSRWEALPAMPTPRCACSSLVLRNCLLAVGGVNQGLSDAVEALCVSDA, encoded by the exons ATGGAGGTGCCCGCCGTCAAGGACTTCCAGTGGAAGCGCCTGGCACCGCTGCCGAGCCGCCGGGTGTACTGCTCCCTGCTGGAAACCGGCGGGCAGGTCTATGCCATCGGGGGCTGTGACGACAAcggcgtccccatggactgcttcGAGGTCTACTCCCCCGAGGCCGACCAGTGGACCGCCCTGGCCCCGCTGCCCACAGCGCGGGCCGGCGTGGCGGTCACCGCCCTGGGGAAGCGGATCATGGTGATCGGGGGCGTGGGCGCCAGTCAGCTGCCCCTGAAGGTCGTGGAGGTGTACAACATCGACGAGGGCAAGTGGAAGAAGCGGAGCGCGCTGCGCGAGGCCGCCATGGGCATTTCGGTCACAGCCAAAG ATTACCGCGTGTATGCAGCGGGCGGGATGGGCCTGGACCTCCGTCCGCACAATCACCTCCAACACTATGACATGCTCAAGGACATGTGGGTGTCTCTGGCCCACATGCCCACCCCGAGATATGCCGCCACCTCCTTCCTCCGAGGCTCCAAGATCTACGTGCTGG GAGGACGGCAGTCCAAGTATGCGGTCAACGCCTTCGAGGTCTTTGACATCGAGACTCGCTCCTGGACcaagttccccaacatcccctGCAAGCGGGCCTTCTCCAGCTTTGTGACCCTGGACGACCGCTTGTATAGCCTGGGGGGCCTGCGGCAGGGCCGGCTCTACCGGCAGCCCAAGTTCCTCCGGACGATGGATGTGTTCGACATGGAGCAAG GGGGATGGCTGAAGATGGAGCGTTCCTTCTTCCTCAAGAAGCGGCGGGCAGACTTTGTGGCCGGCTCTCTGAGTGGTCGGGTCATAGTGGCTGGAGGGCTTG GGAACCAGCCCACAGTCCTGGAGACGGCTGAGGCGTTCCACCCGGGGAAGAGCCGCTGGGAGGCCCTCCCCGCCATGCCCACGCCCCGCTGCGCCTGCTCCAGCCTCGTCCTCAGGAACTGCCTGCTGGCCGTGGGCGGCGTCAACCAGGGTCTGAGCGACGCGGTGGAGGCCCTGTGTGTCTCGGACGCCTAG
- the LOC102186914 gene encoding putative 60S ribosomal protein L37a, whose amino-acid sequence MAKRTKKVGIVGKYGTRYGASLRKMVKKIEISQHAKYACSFCGKTKMKRRAVGIWHGGSCMKTAAGGAWTYTTTSAVTVKSAIRRLEELKDQ is encoded by the coding sequence ATGGCGAAACGCACCAAGAAGGTCGGAATCGTGGGCAAGTACGGGACCCGTTATGGTGCCTCCCTCAGAAAAATGgtgaagaaaattgaaatcagccAGCACGCCAAGTATGCCTGCTCCTTCTGTGGcaaaaccaagatgaagagaagaGCTGTGGGCATTTGGCATGGTGGTTCCTGCATGAAAACAGCAGCTGGTGGTGCCTGGACCTACACCACCACCTCTGCTGTCACAGTCAAGTCCGCCATCAGAAGACTGGAGGAGCTGAAGGACCAGTAG